From Skermanella sp. TT6, a single genomic window includes:
- a CDS encoding ABC transporter ATP-binding protein, with protein MSTLDIDGVGRVFPPARRGGAATVALQPTDLAVADNDFITILGPSGCGKSTLLRIVAGLDLPSQGRVLMDGRPVGGPGPDRGMVFQSYSLFPWMTVRDNICFGLREKGLPKARQKEISDYFLDRVGLRQFADHFPRTLSGGMKQRTALARALANDPKVLLLDEPFGALDHQTRALMQELLLGIWEADQKTVLFVTHDIDEAIFLANRVVVMTARPGRIKCDIPIDLPHPRTYTIKTTPRFAEYKARLTEEIRVETIRADAMVAG; from the coding sequence ATGAGCACCTTGGACATCGACGGCGTCGGGCGGGTCTTTCCCCCGGCGCGACGGGGCGGAGCCGCCACCGTGGCGCTTCAGCCGACCGACCTGGCCGTGGCGGACAACGACTTCATCACCATCCTGGGACCGTCCGGCTGCGGCAAGTCCACCCTGCTGCGCATCGTCGCCGGCCTGGACCTGCCCAGCCAGGGCCGGGTGCTGATGGACGGCCGGCCGGTCGGCGGACCGGGACCCGACCGCGGCATGGTCTTCCAGTCCTACAGCCTGTTCCCCTGGATGACGGTGCGCGACAATATCTGCTTCGGGCTGCGCGAGAAGGGATTGCCGAAGGCCCGTCAGAAGGAGATCTCCGATTATTTCCTGGACCGGGTCGGCCTGCGCCAGTTCGCCGATCATTTCCCCAGGACGCTGTCCGGCGGCATGAAGCAGCGCACGGCGCTGGCCCGGGCGCTCGCCAACGACCCCAAGGTGCTGCTGCTCGACGAGCCGTTCGGGGCGCTGGACCACCAGACCCGGGCGCTGATGCAGGAGCTTCTGCTGGGCATCTGGGAGGCCGACCAGAAGACCGTCCTGTTCGTCACCCACGACATCGACGAGGCCATATTCCTGGCGAACCGCGTGGTGGTCATGACGGCCAGGCCCGGCCGGATCAAATGCGACATCCCGATCGACCTGCCGCACCCCCGCACCTACACGATCAAGACGACGCCGCGGTTCGCCGAATACAAGGCCCGCCTGACCGAGGAGATCCGGGTGGAGACGATCCGGGCGGACGCGATGGTGGCGGGGTAG
- a CDS encoding c-type cytochrome produces MPFAPPTIRRFLIVAGALLLAAMPARAQLVGHGGMVKGLAVSADGTRAASAGFDYSVMLWDPKAAAALALMHGHEAAVNAVAFTPDGSRVVSGGDDGKVILWRLGQGAPERVMAGHKGRVAAVAVAPDGRTAASAAWDRTVRLWDLESGAQLAELTEHAGNVNAVAFTPDGARLVSAGEDGTVRLWNRSDGREIKVLGGGLPVNALALTPDGRRAVAGGIDGAVRIWDLDAGTETAGPVVGDPAPVLAVAVSADGSTGAVSGVTGGIALWSIDDGRVLHTLAGHRGPVWALAFEPDGKRLLTAGGDGAIRLWDTAAGLEIRTGAAKLAASDVPRGEQGERGAELFRRCSACHTVTPDGGNRAGPTLYGVFGRRIGTVPGYPYSPALRDGNIVWTAETVGDLFKRGPDVVTPGTKMPVQTIGNDAEREELIRWLEKVTAPR; encoded by the coding sequence GTGCCCTTCGCACCGCCAACCATCCGCCGCTTCCTGATCGTGGCCGGCGCGCTGCTGCTGGCCGCGATGCCGGCGCGGGCGCAGCTTGTCGGCCATGGCGGCATGGTCAAGGGCTTGGCCGTCTCGGCCGACGGCACCCGCGCCGCGAGCGCCGGGTTCGATTATTCGGTGATGCTGTGGGACCCTAAGGCCGCGGCGGCCCTGGCGCTGATGCACGGGCACGAGGCGGCGGTCAACGCGGTCGCCTTCACGCCCGACGGCAGCCGCGTGGTCAGCGGCGGGGACGACGGGAAGGTCATCCTGTGGCGGTTGGGGCAGGGCGCCCCCGAGCGGGTCATGGCCGGGCACAAGGGGCGGGTCGCCGCCGTGGCGGTGGCGCCGGACGGGCGGACGGCGGCCTCCGCGGCCTGGGACCGCACGGTCCGGCTGTGGGACCTGGAGAGCGGCGCCCAACTCGCCGAGCTGACTGAACACGCCGGCAACGTCAATGCGGTGGCTTTCACGCCGGACGGCGCCCGGCTGGTCAGCGCCGGGGAGGACGGCACCGTCCGGCTCTGGAACCGCTCCGACGGGAGGGAGATCAAGGTCCTGGGCGGCGGGCTTCCGGTCAACGCGCTGGCGCTGACGCCCGACGGCCGGCGCGCCGTGGCGGGCGGGATCGACGGCGCCGTCCGCATCTGGGACCTGGATGCGGGAACGGAAACGGCCGGTCCCGTGGTCGGCGATCCGGCGCCGGTGCTCGCGGTCGCGGTCTCCGCCGACGGCTCGACCGGGGCCGTTTCCGGCGTGACCGGCGGCATCGCCCTGTGGTCGATCGACGACGGCCGCGTGCTCCATACCCTCGCCGGGCACCGCGGGCCGGTCTGGGCGCTGGCCTTCGAGCCCGACGGGAAGCGGCTTCTGACCGCGGGGGGAGACGGGGCGATCCGCCTCTGGGACACGGCGGCCGGGCTGGAGATCCGCACCGGCGCCGCGAAGCTGGCGGCATCCGACGTGCCGAGGGGCGAGCAGGGGGAGCGCGGGGCGGAGCTGTTCCGCCGGTGCAGCGCCTGCCACACCGTCACGCCCGACGGCGGCAACCGGGCGGGGCCGACGCTGTACGGCGTGTTCGGCCGCCGGATCGGCACCGTGCCGGGCTATCCCTACTCCCCGGCGCTGCGGGACGGCAACATCGTCTGGACCGCCGAGACGGTCGGCGACCTGTTCAAGCGCGGCCCGGACGTGGTCACGCCGGGCACCAAGATGCCGGTCCAGACCATCGGCAACGACGCGGAGCGGGAAGAGCTGATCCGCTGGCTGGAAAAGGTAACGGCGCCCCGCTGA
- the typA gene encoding translational GTPase TypA: protein MDLRNIAIIAHVDHGKTTLVDVLLRQSGAFRENQQVAERAMDSNDLERERGITILAKCTSVLWDGTRINIVDTPGHADFGGEVERILSMVDGVVVLVDAAEGPLPQTKFVVGKALKLGLRPIVVINKVDRPDARAHEVHDEVFDLFAALEASDEQLDFPTLFASGRNGWAAESLEAERVDMKPLFELIRNHVPAPKVAANKDDANFTMLVTTLEANPYLGRILTGRIETGTARANMPIKALSRDGKVIETGRISKLLAFRGLERVGVDEAEAGDIVAIAGLTKATVADTICDPAVETALPAQPIDPPTLAMTFSVNDSPLAGREGDKVTSRMIRDRLFREVEGNVALKVSETDGTDAYEVAGRGELQLGILIETMRREGFELSISRPRVLFQSDPITGQRQEPIEEVVIDVDEEFSGTVVQKISERKGDLVEMKPSGAGKTRLVFHVPSRGLIGYQSEFLTDTRGTGLMNRLFHGYAPYKGPIASRHTGVLISNGDGTAVAYALWNLEDRGPMMIEPGVPVYQGMIIGEHTRGNDLEVNVLKGKQLTNIRAAGKDEAVRLTNPIVMTLEKAMSYIADDELLEVTPKSIRLRKRHLDPNERKRAQKQAEAS from the coding sequence ATGGATCTGCGGAATATCGCCATCATCGCGCACGTCGACCATGGCAAAACCACCCTTGTCGACGTGCTGCTTCGCCAGTCCGGTGCCTTTCGCGAAAACCAGCAGGTCGCCGAACGGGCGATGGACAGCAACGACCTGGAACGTGAGCGCGGCATCACCATCCTCGCCAAGTGCACGTCGGTCCTGTGGGACGGCACCCGCATCAACATCGTCGACACCCCCGGCCACGCGGACTTCGGCGGCGAGGTCGAGCGCATCCTGAGCATGGTCGACGGCGTGGTGGTGCTGGTGGACGCGGCCGAGGGCCCGCTGCCGCAGACCAAGTTCGTGGTCGGCAAGGCGCTGAAGCTGGGCCTGCGCCCGATCGTCGTGATCAACAAGGTGGACCGCCCCGACGCCCGTGCGCACGAGGTCCATGACGAGGTGTTCGACCTGTTCGCGGCGCTGGAAGCCAGCGACGAGCAGCTCGACTTCCCGACCCTGTTCGCCTCGGGCCGCAACGGCTGGGCGGCGGAGAGCCTGGAAGCCGAGCGGGTCGACATGAAGCCGCTGTTCGAGCTGATCCGGAACCATGTCCCGGCTCCGAAGGTCGCCGCCAACAAGGACGACGCCAACTTCACCATGCTGGTGACGACGCTGGAGGCGAACCCCTATCTGGGCCGCATCCTGACCGGCCGCATCGAGACCGGCACCGCCCGCGCCAACATGCCGATCAAGGCGCTGTCGCGCGACGGCAAGGTGATCGAGACCGGCCGCATCTCCAAGCTGCTCGCCTTCCGCGGCCTGGAGCGGGTCGGCGTCGACGAGGCCGAGGCGGGCGACATCGTCGCCATCGCGGGCCTGACCAAGGCCACCGTCGCCGATACCATCTGCGATCCCGCCGTCGAGACCGCCCTGCCGGCCCAGCCGATCGACCCGCCGACGCTGGCGATGACCTTCTCGGTCAACGACAGCCCGCTGGCCGGACGCGAGGGCGACAAGGTCACCAGCCGCATGATCCGCGACCGGCTGTTCCGCGAGGTCGAGGGCAACGTGGCGCTGAAGGTCAGCGAGACCGACGGCACCGACGCCTACGAGGTCGCCGGCCGCGGCGAGCTTCAGCTGGGCATCCTGATCGAGACCATGCGCCGCGAAGGGTTCGAGCTGTCGATCTCCCGTCCGCGCGTGCTGTTCCAGAGCGACCCGATCACCGGCCAGCGCCAGGAACCGATCGAGGAAGTGGTGATCGACGTGGACGAGGAGTTCTCCGGAACCGTCGTCCAGAAGATCTCCGAGCGCAAGGGCGACCTGGTCGAGATGAAGCCCTCGGGCGCCGGCAAGACCCGCCTGGTGTTCCACGTGCCGTCCCGCGGCCTGATCGGATACCAGAGCGAGTTCCTGACGGACACCCGCGGCACCGGCCTGATGAACCGGCTGTTCCACGGCTATGCTCCGTACAAGGGCCCGATCGCGTCGCGCCACACCGGCGTGCTGATCTCCAACGGCGACGGCACCGCGGTGGCCTACGCGCTGTGGAACCTTGAAGACCGCGGCCCCATGATGATCGAGCCGGGCGTCCCGGTCTACCAGGGCATGATCATCGGCGAGCACACCCGCGGCAACGACCTGGAAGTCAACGTCCTGAAGGGCAAGCAGCTGACCAACATCCGCGCCGCCGGCAAGGACGAGGCGGTCCGCCTGACCAACCCGATCGTGATGACGCTGGAGAAGGCGATGTCCTACATCGCCGACGACGAGCTGCTGGAAGTGACGCCCAAGTCGATCCGGCTGCGCAAGCGCCACCTCGACCCCAACGAGCGCAAGCGCGCCCAGAAGCAGGCCGAGGCGAGCTGA
- a CDS encoding autotransporter assembly complex protein TamA produces the protein MLAVGGIVAAPVLAQQTPYEVSLTGVEDGTLRELLEGTATLFRLSGQPPPSPIGLRRRADADRERLQTALRSVGYYDARVEIAVDTSVEPARVAVTVTPGQVYNFDRITVAGAGGAPLEGAPITAGDIGIQVGEPALSATVVDAETRLTGQLAARGFAFAKIAERRAVVDHETRTMDVTYTVDPGPLTRFGQVSVEGLDQVYEQLVRNRIPWEPGDEYRPDEIEDARQAISGLNVFSSVRVGLAREPGPDGVTPVTITVAERPRRVIGAGFSYSTEDGFATNAYWGHRNLFGGAEQLRLSATVSRIGENDLTDTEVRLNANFRKPDFLTLNQALILDANLIRERPDAYDRDAIVLSALLERQLSDRLTVSGGVTLEQSRVVDPPDTTTESTLVGVPLTLRYDATNDLLNPTSGFRTDLLLTPFQQIGGADSNFTVARITNSAYYDFRGDGWYVAAGRLSVGSIFGSSTADIPADKRFYAGGGGSIRGYGYQDVGPRDAFGDPAGGRSLLEVGAEMRVKVTDTIGIVPFIDGGNVYESSTLDFSEELRWGAGIGARYYTGFGPLRLDVAVPLNKQPGDSSWQLYISIGQAF, from the coding sequence ATGCTCGCGGTCGGCGGCATCGTCGCCGCTCCCGTCCTGGCGCAGCAGACCCCCTACGAGGTCAGCCTGACCGGGGTCGAGGACGGAACGCTCCGCGAGCTGCTGGAGGGCACCGCGACCCTGTTCCGCCTGTCCGGGCAGCCGCCGCCCAGCCCGATCGGCCTGCGCCGCCGCGCCGACGCGGACCGGGAGAGGCTGCAGACCGCCCTGCGCTCGGTCGGATACTACGACGCCCGGGTCGAGATCGCGGTGGACACCTCGGTCGAGCCCGCCAGGGTGGCGGTCACCGTGACGCCCGGGCAGGTCTACAATTTCGACCGCATCACCGTGGCCGGGGCCGGCGGCGCGCCGCTCGAAGGGGCGCCGATCACCGCCGGGGACATCGGCATCCAGGTCGGCGAGCCCGCCCTGTCCGCGACCGTCGTCGATGCCGAGACGCGGCTGACCGGACAGCTGGCGGCGCGCGGCTTCGCCTTCGCCAAGATCGCCGAGCGCCGCGCCGTGGTCGACCACGAGACCCGCACCATGGACGTGACCTATACGGTCGATCCGGGGCCGCTGACCCGTTTCGGCCAGGTCAGCGTCGAGGGGCTGGACCAGGTCTACGAGCAGCTGGTGCGGAACCGGATCCCCTGGGAGCCGGGCGACGAGTACCGGCCGGACGAGATCGAGGACGCCAGGCAGGCGATCTCCGGCCTCAACGTCTTCTCCTCGGTCCGGGTCGGGCTGGCCCGCGAGCCGGGTCCCGACGGGGTGACGCCGGTGACCATCACCGTCGCGGAGCGGCCGCGCCGGGTCATCGGCGCCGGCTTCAGCTATTCGACCGAGGACGGTTTCGCCACCAATGCCTATTGGGGCCATCGCAACCTGTTCGGCGGGGCCGAGCAGCTCCGGCTGTCCGCCACGGTGTCGCGCATCGGCGAGAACGACCTGACCGACACCGAGGTGCGGCTGAACGCCAATTTCCGCAAGCCGGACTTCCTGACCCTCAACCAGGCGCTGATCCTGGACGCCAACCTGATCCGCGAGCGGCCCGACGCCTACGATCGCGACGCCATCGTGCTGTCGGCCCTGCTGGAGCGCCAGCTGAGCGACCGGCTGACGGTGTCCGGCGGCGTCACGCTGGAGCAGTCCCGCGTCGTCGATCCGCCCGACACGACCACCGAGAGCACCCTGGTGGGCGTTCCGCTGACGCTCCGCTACGATGCCACCAACGACCTGCTCAACCCGACCAGCGGGTTCCGCACCGACCTGCTCCTGACGCCCTTCCAGCAGATCGGCGGCGCCGACTCGAACTTCACGGTCGCCCGGATCACCAACAGCGCCTATTACGACTTCCGGGGCGACGGCTGGTATGTCGCGGCGGGGCGGCTGTCGGTGGGCAGCATCTTCGGTTCCAGCACCGCGGACATTCCGGCGGACAAGCGCTTCTATGCCGGCGGCGGCGGCTCGATTCGCGGCTACGGCTACCAGGATGTTGGGCCGCGCGACGCGTTCGGCGATCCGGCCGGCGGACGCAGCCTGCTCGAGGTCGGCGCGGAGATGCGCGTCAAGGTGACCGATACCATCGGCATCGTTCCCTTCATCGACGGCGGCAATGTTTACGAGAGCTCCACGCTGGACTTCTCCGAAGAGCTGCGCTGGGGGGCCGGCATCGGGGCCCGCTACTACACCGGTTTCGGACCCTTGCGGCTGGATGTCGCCGTGCCCTTGAACAAGCAGCCGGGCGATTCGAGCTGGCAGCTCTATATCAGCATCGGACAAGCCTTTTAG
- a CDS encoding GDYXXLXY domain-containing protein yields MRHRYAGKYYVDRLREDLPRWVERGWIRAEDAESVLADAAARPRPAALPNLLALLGTVLVAMGALLFLAANWQGMGRLSKLAVLFGALWGTHGAAWAALRAGMHHFAEALLLLGVLLFGAGIMLVGQIYHLPADPPAGVLIWALGAILAAWAWPSEWAACAALALVTVWFSLAVPDSPFPVYLPFLPVWAALLPPILRMRWIVAYHAALVSLAWFILVTLVSLLSAGDAAEEDVLRLGSAIAAALIALGGVLAGSPRAAAFAVPLERLALLGLVAGASLLALPALQADPSAAGRSAWAELALTPLLVAAAGGAVVWRRDGGLLAAGAAAVVALLLADALVPPESRGIRYGIEEYFVPEGTGRALEQPAEGERIDIRVAVNRAGTPAISAILVNGEVRHEEGLF; encoded by the coding sequence TTGCGCCATCGTTACGCCGGTAAATACTACGTCGATCGCTTGCGGGAAGACCTGCCGCGCTGGGTGGAGCGGGGCTGGATCCGGGCGGAGGACGCGGAGTCGGTCCTGGCCGACGCCGCGGCGCGGCCCCGCCCCGCCGCCCTGCCCAACTTGCTGGCGCTGCTCGGCACCGTGCTGGTCGCCATGGGAGCGCTCCTGTTCCTGGCGGCCAACTGGCAGGGCATGGGGCGGCTGTCCAAGCTGGCCGTGCTGTTCGGGGCGCTGTGGGGGACGCACGGCGCCGCCTGGGCCGCCCTGCGCGCCGGCATGCACCACTTCGCCGAAGCGCTGCTTCTGCTGGGCGTGCTGCTGTTCGGCGCCGGCATCATGCTGGTCGGCCAGATCTACCACCTGCCGGCGGATCCCCCCGCCGGCGTCCTGATCTGGGCGCTCGGCGCCATCCTGGCGGCCTGGGCCTGGCCGAGCGAGTGGGCGGCCTGCGCCGCGCTGGCCCTGGTCACGGTCTGGTTCAGCCTGGCCGTCCCGGACTCCCCGTTCCCGGTCTATCTTCCGTTCCTGCCGGTCTGGGCGGCGCTGCTGCCCCCGATCCTGCGCATGCGCTGGATCGTCGCCTACCATGCGGCGCTTGTGTCGCTGGCCTGGTTCATCCTCGTGACGCTCGTGTCGCTGCTCTCCGCCGGCGACGCGGCGGAGGAGGACGTGCTGCGCCTGGGCAGCGCCATCGCCGCCGCCCTCATCGCCCTGGGCGGCGTCCTGGCGGGCTCGCCCCGGGCGGCGGCCTTCGCGGTTCCGCTGGAGCGGCTGGCGCTGCTGGGCCTCGTCGCCGGAGCGTCCCTGCTGGCCCTGCCGGCGCTCCAGGCCGACCCGTCGGCGGCCGGCCGGTCGGCATGGGCGGAGCTGGCCCTGACGCCCCTGCTGGTCGCGGCGGCGGGGGGCGCGGTGGTCTGGCGCCGCGACGGCGGGCTGCTGGCCGCGGGTGCCGCGGCGGTGGTCGCCCTGCTGCTGGCGGACGCGCTGGTTCCGCCGGAGAGCCGGGGCATCCGCTACGGCATCGAGGAGTATTTCGTTCCGGAAGGGACGGGGCGCGCCCTGGAGCAGCCCGCGGAGGGCGAGCGGATCGACATCCGCGTCGCGGTCAACCGGGCGGGCACCCCGGCGATCTCCGCCATCCTGGTCAACGGCGAGGTCCGCCACGAGGAGGGGCTGTTCTGA
- the arsH gene encoding arsenical resistance protein ArsH, which translates to MDDRAPAPDTLPALKPELLRQPDPASLEPAARMTHPPRILLLYGSLRERSYSRLLVEEAARLLRAMGAETRIFDPRELPAANAVGPDHPKVRELRDLSIWSEGQVWCSPEMHGAVTGVFKNQIDWLPLSEGSVRPTQGRTLAVMQVSGGSQSFNAVNTLRLLGRWMRMVTIPNQSSVPKAYEQFDEAGRMLPGPLYDRVVDVMEELVRFTWLLRDRADYLVDRYSERKEAFKLPEKL; encoded by the coding sequence ATGGATGACCGCGCCCCCGCCCCCGACACGCTCCCCGCGCTCAAGCCGGAGCTGCTGAGGCAGCCCGACCCCGCGAGCCTGGAGCCGGCGGCCCGGATGACCCATCCGCCGCGCATCCTGCTGCTCTACGGGTCCCTGCGGGAGCGTTCCTACAGCCGCCTCCTGGTCGAGGAGGCGGCCCGGCTGCTGCGGGCGATGGGGGCCGAGACGCGAATCTTCGACCCGCGCGAGCTGCCGGCCGCCAACGCCGTCGGCCCGGACCATCCCAAGGTTCGGGAGCTGCGGGACCTGTCGATCTGGTCCGAAGGCCAGGTCTGGTGCAGCCCGGAGATGCACGGGGCGGTGACCGGCGTGTTCAAGAACCAGATCGACTGGCTGCCGCTGTCGGAAGGCTCGGTCCGGCCGACCCAGGGCCGCACCCTGGCGGTGATGCAGGTCTCGGGCGGGTCGCAGAGCTTCAACGCGGTGAACACGCTGCGCCTGCTCGGCCGCTGGATGCGCATGGTCACCATCCCCAACCAGTCGAGCGTGCCCAAGGCCTACGAGCAGTTCGACGAGGCGGGCCGGATGCTTCCGGGACCGCTCTACGACCGGGTGGTGGACGTCATGGAGGAGCTGGTGCGCTTCACCTGGCTGCTGCGCGACCGGGCCGACTACCTGGTCGACCGTTACAGCGAGCGCAAGGAGGCGTTCAAGCTGCCGGAGAAACTGTGA
- the arsC gene encoding arsenate reductase (glutaredoxin) (This arsenate reductase requires both glutathione and glutaredoxin to convert arsenate to arsenite, after which the efflux transporter formed by ArsA and ArsB can extrude the arsenite from the cell, providing resistance.) has translation MTVTIYHNPECGTSRNTLALIRNSGEEPVVVEYLKAPPGRDELKDLIRRMGVPVRDVLRRKGTPYDELGLDDPDLDDDRLIDAMTAHPILINRPIVVTSLGVKLCRPSETVLDILPSPQRGAFAKEDGERVVDEQGRPIGPGHG, from the coding sequence GTGACCGTCACCATCTACCACAACCCCGAATGCGGCACCTCGCGCAATACCCTGGCCCTGATCCGCAACAGCGGCGAGGAGCCGGTGGTGGTCGAGTACCTGAAGGCGCCGCCGGGGCGCGACGAGCTGAAGGACCTGATCCGGCGCATGGGCGTGCCCGTGCGCGACGTGCTGCGCCGGAAGGGCACGCCCTATGACGAGCTGGGCCTGGACGATCCGGACCTGGACGACGACCGGCTGATCGACGCCATGACGGCGCATCCGATCCTGATCAACCGCCCGATCGTCGTCACTTCCCTGGGCGTGAAGCTGTGCCGCCCGTCGGAAACCGTGCTGGACATCCTGCCCTCGCCGCAGCGCGGCGCCTTCGCCAAGGAGGACGGCGAACGGGTGGTGGACGAGCAGGGCCGCCCGATCGGACCGGGACATGGATGA
- a CDS encoding ABC transporter ATP-binding protein encodes MSPPPLLALHGLSVSYGGAPVVDRVSLEVRPGEVLALLGANGAGKSSLLKAVIGLLPAAGRVLLDGSDITVLAPERRARLGIGYVPEGRRVFPGMSVRDNLEVASFAPAAERTLLLDRVFALFPQLRAKSGERAWRLSGGQQQMLAIGRALMGEPRLLLLDEPSLGLSPLLTAQVMETVREIAAGGTAVLLAEQAAARALEAADLGAWLRLGRLAETGSAADLRRRLEADPDFMGNPLATGRSAL; translated from the coding sequence ATGAGTCCCCCGCCGCTGCTCGCCCTCCATGGTCTTTCCGTTTCCTACGGCGGCGCTCCCGTGGTGGATCGGGTATCGCTGGAGGTGAGGCCCGGCGAGGTGCTGGCCCTGCTGGGGGCCAACGGCGCCGGCAAGTCGAGCCTGCTGAAGGCCGTGATCGGCCTGCTGCCGGCGGCGGGCCGGGTGCTGCTGGACGGGTCGGACATCACCGTCCTGGCGCCGGAGCGGCGGGCGCGCCTGGGCATCGGCTACGTGCCGGAAGGCCGCAGGGTCTTCCCCGGCATGAGCGTGCGCGACAACCTGGAGGTGGCGAGCTTCGCGCCGGCCGCGGAGCGGACGCTGCTGCTGGACCGCGTCTTCGCCCTGTTTCCCCAGCTTCGGGCCAAGTCGGGCGAGCGGGCCTGGCGGCTGTCGGGCGGGCAGCAGCAGATGCTGGCGATCGGCCGCGCCCTGATGGGGGAGCCGCGCCTGCTCCTGCTGGACGAGCCATCCCTCGGACTGTCGCCGCTGCTGACGGCGCAGGTCATGGAGACGGTGCGCGAGATCGCCGCAGGGGGCACCGCGGTCCTGCTGGCCGAGCAGGCGGCGGCCCGCGCGCTGGAGGCGGCCGATCTCGGCGCCTGGCTCCGGCTGGGCAGGCTGGCGGAGACCGGGAGCGCCGCGGACCTGCGCAGGCGGCTGGAGGCCGATCCGGACTTTATGGGCAATCCCCTTGCGACGGGCCGGTCGGCCCTATAG
- a CDS encoding ABC transporter permease subunit has product MPESRLPGIPGRGAAPLLAAAGAGLAAYALLFADPYGLRVLTVAGVYALAVTGYQMIFGNAGALSLAQGTFYGIGAYVTGILGSRWGLGFEVTFPLSVLAPTLLALVVAAPVLRLESHYFALATLGIGQVVLLAAVEWQGLTGGSNGIAGVPGIELFGWRPGRGLGLALFVWTLAALGALAAWRIGRGLRGLAFPLMRDTPAAARTLGIDIDRLRLECFALGAAYAGAAGALAAHIQRVVSPEVLEFPVMVTILTMAVIGGLGSVAGALAGAVLLTQLPEWFRGLEGGYLLLYGVALLATVVAAPWGLVSLAERLRARWLPEPPRPLPSALAPEPRPAAPFRGPALYVEGFSKSFGGVRAVDGVGLTVDPGEILGVIGPNGSGKTTLINLVTGLEKPDAGRLYVRGVELTGRTPHAIARAGVARTFQTASLPPGTEALGAVAAARITLDRDVREAEAHAMHFLERAGAADLAREPCATLPPGLRRRVELARALARQPAVLLLDEPAAGLTEAEQAELAGTLRAAADAGAAVLIVEHNMPFLLPLADRITCLDEGRVIAEGTPDAIRRDRRVRAAYLGSPGPEVP; this is encoded by the coding sequence GTGCCTGAGTCCCGCCTCCCAGGAATCCCCGGACGCGGGGCCGCGCCCCTGCTGGCGGCGGCCGGCGCAGGCTTGGCGGCCTACGCGCTGCTGTTCGCCGATCCGTACGGGCTGCGGGTGCTGACCGTGGCCGGGGTCTACGCGCTGGCCGTGACCGGCTACCAGATGATCTTCGGCAATGCCGGCGCCCTGTCGCTGGCGCAGGGCACCTTCTACGGCATCGGCGCCTATGTCACCGGCATCCTGGGCAGCCGGTGGGGCCTCGGCTTCGAGGTGACCTTCCCGCTCTCGGTCCTGGCGCCGACCCTGCTGGCCCTGGTCGTGGCGGCACCGGTGCTCCGGCTGGAAAGCCATTATTTCGCCCTGGCGACGCTCGGCATCGGGCAGGTGGTGCTGCTCGCCGCGGTGGAGTGGCAGGGCCTGACCGGCGGCTCCAACGGGATCGCCGGCGTGCCGGGGATCGAGCTGTTCGGCTGGCGTCCCGGGCGGGGCCTGGGCCTGGCGCTGTTCGTCTGGACCCTGGCGGCGCTGGGCGCCCTGGCGGCGTGGCGGATCGGGCGGGGCCTGCGCGGGCTGGCCTTTCCCCTGATGCGCGACACGCCGGCGGCGGCCCGCACGCTGGGCATCGACATCGACCGGCTGCGGCTGGAATGCTTCGCCCTGGGCGCCGCCTATGCCGGCGCCGCCGGCGCGCTCGCCGCCCATATCCAGCGGGTGGTGTCGCCCGAGGTGCTGGAGTTCCCGGTCATGGTCACGATCCTGACCATGGCGGTGATCGGCGGGCTGGGCAGCGTCGCGGGGGCGCTGGCCGGCGCCGTCCTGCTGACCCAGTTGCCCGAGTGGTTCCGCGGGCTGGAAGGCGGCTACCTGTTGCTGTACGGCGTGGCCCTGCTGGCGACGGTGGTGGCGGCGCCGTGGGGGCTGGTCAGCCTGGCGGAGCGGCTGCGCGCGCGCTGGCTTCCCGAGCCGCCCCGCCCGCTGCCGTCCGCGCTGGCGCCGGAGCCCCGGCCGGCGGCCCCGTTCCGCGGCCCGGCACTGTATGTCGAAGGTTTCTCCAAGTCCTTCGGAGGCGTCCGGGCGGTCGACGGCGTCGGCCTGACGGTCGATCCCGGCGAGATCCTGGGGGTGATCGGCCCCAACGGATCGGGCAAGACGACGCTGATCAACCTGGTGACCGGCCTGGAGAAGCCGGACGCCGGCAGGCTGTACGTGCGGGGCGTGGAGCTGACCGGGCGGACGCCGCACGCGATCGCCCGCGCCGGCGTCGCGCGGACCTTCCAGACCGCCAGCCTGCCGCCCGGGACGGAGGCGCTGGGCGCCGTCGCGGCGGCGCGGATCACCCTCGACCGGGACGTACGGGAGGCGGAGGCGCACGCGATGCATTTCCTGGAAAGGGCCGGCGCCGCCGACCTGGCCCGCGAGCCTTGCGCCACCCTGCCGCCGGGGCTGCGGCGGCGGGTCGAGCTCGCCCGCGCCCTGGCCCGGCAGCCCGCCGTCCTGCTGCTGGACGAGCCGGCCGCCGGCCTGACCGAAGCCGAGCAGGCCGAGCTTGCCGGGACTCTCCGCGCGGCGGCCGACGCCGGTGCCGCCGTGCTGATCGTGGAACACAACATGCCGTTCCTGCTGCCGCTGGCCGACCGGATCACCTGCCTGGACGAGGGCCGCGTCATCGCCGAGGGGACGCCCGACGCAATCCGGCGCGACCGCCGGGTGCGCGCGGCCTACCTGGGATCGCCCGGGCCGGAGGTGCCATGA